Below is a genomic region from Algoriphagus halophilus.
GGTCAGTTATTGGTTAAAATCACACAGGAAGAGCTGACCAAACTCATGGGTGGCACCAAAGTGGAAATCAATTTATCTGGAGACCCTTCTGTAGTATTGATTTCTGGTCTTCAAGGTTCTGGTAAAACTACTTTTTCAGGGAAATTAGCAAGTTTACTTAAGAAACAGGGTAGACAAGTTCTTTTAGTGGCTTGTGATATTTACAGACCGGCTGCGATTGACCAGTTGAAAGTGCTAGGTGAGCAAGTAGGGGTTGAGGTGTATGCGGAGCCAGAAAATAAAAATGCATTAGAAATAGCAAACAATGCGATCGCATATGCTAAGAAATCAGGGAAGAAAACCGTGATTGTCGATACAGCAGGTCGTTTGGCTGTGGATGAGCAAATGATGCAGGAAATTGAGGAGTTGAAAAAAGAGCTCAATCCTTCCGAGACCTTGTTTGTTGTTGACTCCATGACTGGTCAAGATGCTGTAAATACCGCAAAAACTTTTGACGAGCGTTTAGATTTCAATGGGGTGGTGTTGACGAAATTAGATGGTGATACCCGTGGTGGTGCAGCTATTTCTATTCGTCACGTAGTCAATAAACCAATCAAATTCATCTCTACAGGTGAAAAGATGGAGAATATTGACGTATTCCACCCAGATAGAATGGCCCAACGTATTTTGGGTATGGGAGATGTAATCTCCTTAGTAGAACGTGCTCAGCAATCCTTTGATGAGGAAGAGGCCAAAAGGATCAATTCAAAAATCCGAACCAACAGTTTCAATTTTGATGATTTCCTTTCTCAACTAGAGCAGGTGAAGAAAATGGGTAATATCAAAGATTTGATGGGAATGATCCCTGGTATGGGCAAGGCTATGAAGGGCTTGGATATTGATGATGATTCTTTCAAACCTATAGAAGCTATTATCAAAAGTATGACCCCTTTGGAAAGGCAACAACCTGATGTGATCGATGGAAGTAGAAGAAAGCGTATTGCAAATGGATCAGGAAGGACCATTACTGAAGTCAATAATTTGATGAAGCAATTTAGCGATATGCGTAAGATGATGAAGCAGATGAATAAAATGGGCGGGGCTAAAGCAGCCATGAGCCGATTGATGCCAGGAGGCAAAAGATAAAAGTAAAAAGGGAGCTTCAAGCTCCCTTTTTTAATTCTTTAATTCATCCATTTGCTTAGAAACTCAAGGAAAGCTTCTTTGTAATTATCTCCTACGGCAATGTGGTGTTTTCCAATCTGAATTACATTTTTTGAAACCGAATCAATATGATCTAATGAAACAATATAGGATCGGTGTACCCGCATAAAGTGGGAGGAAGGGAGTAGCTCTTCCATACTTTTCAAACTTGTCAAAGAGAGTAGAGGGTTGGGCTTGGAAATTAAATGAACTTTGACATAGTCCTTGTAAGCTTCTACGTAGGCAATATCTTTTAAAATCACTTTCACCAACTGATACTCCACTTTTAAAAAAATGTATTCGGGAACAGCATTAGACTCAGCTAGATTACTGCTGATAGGTGTTGCGGAGTTTAACTTTTCAAAATAGCTAAAAGCCTTTGTGGCAGCATTTAGAAATTCTTCGTAGCTATAAGGCTTTAGCAAATAATCCAAAGCTTCCACTTTATAGCCCTCTATGGCGAATTGATGGTAAGCTGTGGCAAAAATGATTCTTGTCTTATCAGAATTCTTTTTTCCATCCAATACCCTAGCAAGTTCCATCCCGGAAAGATCAGGCATTTGGATGTCCATGAATATTAACTGGACTTCATTTTGGTTGATAAAGCCTAAAGCTTCGATTCCATTACTGAACCGGCCTTCTAGTTGTAGGAAAGAGGTTTGCTCAATGAACTTGCAGATCAAGTCGAGGGCTAATGGCTCGTCATCTATCGCTACACATTTGAGTTTCATGCAAGATTAATTGTAAGGTTTACCCAATACTCATTATTGGATTCTTCTTTACCAAATTTAAGCCGATGTTTTTCAGGATATAATAAAGCAAGCCTTCTCTGAGTATTGACCATGCCAATCCCATTTTCTTTAGCTTCAGGGCTATCTGAGTGGATAGGAAAAATTTGATTTCGAGTTTCAAAAAATAAGGTTTCACCCATTACTTCCAGACGGATGGTTATTTCACATTCCTTCTGACTACTGATTCCATGCTTAAAAGAGTTTTCTAAAAAAGGAAGCAATAACATAGGAGCAATGATATGATCATCTTTGGGCTCTTCTATTTTCAGATTTAATTTGACATTATTCGAAAGCCTCATCTTCATTAACTCAATATAGTCTTGAATAAAGTTGACTTCTTTTTTTAGTAGCGTGACATCCTTTTGATTTTCATACAGTACATATCGCATCATTCTAGAAAGTTTTAATAAAGCTTCCTGTGCTTTTTTCACATCTAGATTGGTGAGTGAATAGATGTTATTTAAGGTGTTAAAGAAGAAATGAGGATTGATCTGTGCTTTTAAATAGGATAGTTCTGTATTGATTTTCTGCTTTTCAAGATCTTGACGTTCCACTTCATCCCGCTGCCATTTTTGTACCAATGCCAAAGAAGTACTTAATCCTATAGATACCATATATAATAGAATCTGGAAGACATCTCCTGGCAACCATCTTCCCCTTGGTGAATAGGGCTTATTTGGATTGAAGAATTCATGCATCTTTTGGGGATACTTAATGAATTGCTCAAAATAAATAATGGAAAAGTAAAAAAGGATAGCCCCTCCCACCACCAATAAGATGTATTGATAGTTTTTTCCTTTAAGAAGAATCCTCGGGACGGTGATGGAAACATTGGAGTAGAAAACTCCAATGAGGAATATGATGAGAAAAACCTGCTTATACCAAAATGCATCTGGTAATTCATTATCTCCCATTCTCCAAGATAGCGGAGATAGCAAGATTAGAATGATGCAGAGCATCAACCAACCAAGTATATGGACGATAAATGAAAGGTTCTTTTTTGAGCTAAATGGAGGCATTTGTTTGTATTTCGATCTGAAACTAAGGAAAAGTCCCTAAACACCTAAAATAAAATCTACCAATCTAAGAATTACATCTCTAGAACATCCATTTGAATAGATAAACCCGTTTATCGGCTGATTTTTGGGTTTAATCCGGCGGTTTCCCTGTTTAGTCGATAAAACTAAAGGAATGGTCTATTACACCGTTAGAGTGTAAAACAATCGGTGTTGTTTTGCTGTACATAACTGTGTAAAGCAACTCAGCAACAACTATCATGAAGAAATTATTTTACTTAACCTTAATTTTTAGCACCATTACTTCGGTGGGGATTTTTGCCCAAAGTACTGATGGGGATAAAAAAACTCCTGCAAGGATTATTGGAGTAGCTAAAGATCAAAATACCGGAGAGGCCGTTCCTTATGCGACTGCCGCTCTTTATAAAGCTGGTACAGAAGAAAACATTGCCGGTGGTGTGGCTGATGATGAAGGGAAGTTCTTTATCACAGGAATGAAGCCAGGATCCTATACTCTTAAAGTAAGCTTTTTGGGATTCGAAACTCAAACAGTAGATAATATTCAGGTTACTTCTCCCAATGGAGATGTGAATCTAGGAGATATTCTTATGGCAGATGAAGGGGTAGCTTTGGAAGAAGTTACTGTCCAAGGCCAAAGAGAATTGATCGAAGAGCGAGTAGATAGAACCATCTATAAAGCAGAAAATGACAAAACTACGGCTGGGGGAGATGGTACAGATGTTCTTAGAAGGGTTCCAATGCTTTCAGTTGATTTGGATGGTAACGTATCCATGAGAGGAAGTAGTAATATCACGGTTTTGATTGATAACAGACCTTCTGCCATTGCGGCAAGCAGTATTACAGATGCATTGAAGCAGATTCCTGCTGATGAAATTAAGGCTGTAGAAGTAATTACTTCGCCTTCCGCTAGGTTTGACGCAGAAGGAACATCTGGGGTGATCAATATTGTGACTAAGAAAAATAACCTTCAAGGTATGTCATTGAATGTTCGTACTGGAACTGGCTTAAGAGGTTCTGATTTAGGTTTGAACGCAAGTGCCAGAAAAGGAAAGTTCGGATTTACTCTTGGAGGTTTTGGCCGTGCAGGGTATAATGTTTTAGGAAGTTTCGAAAACAACCAAGTACTGACCAACCCAGATAATTCTATCTCTACCATTTCTCAATCTGCTGATACGGAAAGAACCTACATGTTTGGTAGATACAATTTTGGAGTGGATTACGAAATCGACAAATACAATTTCTTGACTGGTGCTGTGAACTTTGGTATTAGAAACTCCAAAAATAGCCAAGACAACTTCTTGACTCAAAATTATCTTAATGGAGATTTGGTGAGAAATGCCTTAAGAGAAACTAACTCCAAAGACAATTCTAACTCGATCGACCTGAGTTTGAACTATACCAGAACTTTTGAAAAGAAAGGAAAGGAAATCAGTTTATTGACTTTGTATAGTAGAGATAACCGTGAGAGCTCCTTTATTAACACCTTATTTAATGAAGATTTCCAAACTATTGATTCTAGGTTGAAGAATGACAACCCTAGCAAGAATGAGGAATACACAGTTCAATTGGATTTTGTTGAGCCTTTAGGAAAAGATGGTAAGTCCATCCTAGAATATGGAGCAAAAAATATATTAAGAAAATCAGTTTCTGATTTCACGTATTACCAAGCAGAAGGAGCAGATGGGGAATTTGTGATCAATCCAGATCCAAACATTTCCAATGCATTTAATTATGATCAAAATGTAACTGCTGGGTATGTTTCTTATACCGCTACCTTATTTAAAAATTATACCATCAAGCCAGGATTAAGGTATGAATACACAACCATTAATGCAGATTTTGAAACAGAAGCAGCTGCAGATATCCCTTCTTATGGAACCTTCGTGCCAAGTGTAAACTTGAGCAGAAAAATGAAGAATGGCAACCTGATCAAGGCAGCATATAATAGACGTATTTCTAGACCTTCCATGAGATACTTGAACCCTAATTTGGATGTTTCTAACCCAACACAATGGTCTCAAGGTAACCCAACATTGGATCCAGAATATACAGACAATTACGAAATTGGATATAGTACCTATTTCAAAGAGACGATGTTAAATTTCACAGGTTACTTCAGAAATACTACGGGTTCAATTCAAGCAGTTAGAACAATTCAAAATGATGGAGTGATATTCACTACTTATGAAAACATTGGAGAGGAGCAAGCAATTGGTGTGAATATCTTTACAAATATCAACATCAGTAGCAAGTTCTCTTTGAACGGTAGTATTGAAACATATTACTCTATGCTTGATAATGGTTTGACCGATCCTCTATACGCTGCATCTAATCAAGGGTTTGTAGTTTCAGGTCGTATGTTTGGTAACTATTCCTTACCAAAAGACTGGCAGATTCAATTGTTCACATTTGCTAGAGGTAGTAGAGTTCAGCTTCAAGGTACTTCTGGTGGTTTTGCAGCTTATGGTTTAGGTATCAACAAGCAGTTTAACGAGAAGAGAGGAAGTATTGGATTTGGAGCAGATAACTTCCTGTCTAAAGAGTTTACAGTAAGAAATGAAATCGTTACTCCTACGATCGTTCAAAACAGTACGAACGTGATGCGAAACATGAATTTCAAAATCAACTTTAGCTACAGAATAGGAAAGTTGAGTATGGATCAAAGATCAAGAAGGAAGAAATCCATCAATAATGATGATCTGAAAAGTGGAGGAGATGGAAACGATATGAACCAAGGTGGTGGTGCTACTGGGGTTTCAAATAATAAATAATTGAATTAACATGCTGGGTTTGAGGTTGCTCAAATCCAGCTTTCATAAAACATCAAAAAAACTATTTTAGATAGATTGGGTATAAACAAAAAAGCCAACCTTTTTGAGGTTGGCTTTTTTTATGTTTTGGGATTCTTATTTGTAGCTTACTTTTTTGATTGCGTCTACCGTTCTTTGAACGTTTGGAATAGTCACATCAATATAAGTAGGAGAGTAACTCAAAGGAATATCCATAGAGTTTACTCTAACTATTGGTGCATCTAAATAATCAAATGCATATCTCTGAAAATGATAGGTTAATTCAGATGAAATAGCCGCCAATGGATTTGCTTCCTCTACAATTACTGCTCTATTTGTTTTCTTAAGGGATTCAACGCAAGTAGCATAATCGATAGGTCGTACAGTTCTTAGGTCAATTACCTCACAGTCGATACCTTCTTTTGCCATTTCTTCTGCTGCTTGAAGCGCTACTTTCATCATTTTACCAAAAGAAATAACAGTCACATCATTTCCTTTTCTTTTGATGTCAGCTATTCCAATAGGAAGTAAATATTCCCCATCAGGCACTTCGCCTTTATCACTGTACATGACTTCAGACTCCATGAAAATTACTGGATCTGGGTCACGTATTGCCGCTTTTAATAAACCTTTGGCATCGTATGGATTAGAAGGAACAATTACCTTCAAGCCAGGAGTATTTGCAAACCAGTTTTCAAAGTTGGAAGAGTGCGTAGCTCCCAGTTGACCTGCGTTTCCAGTAGGACCTCTAAATACGATAGGCACACTATAGGCCCCGCCTGTCATTGCTAGCATTTTTGCAGCTGAATTGATGATTTGATCAATGGCAACCAAAGAAAAGTTGAATGTCATGAACTCGATGATAGGTTTTAGGCCATTCATGGCTGCACCTACCCCTAATCCTGCAAAACCAAGTTCTGCAATCGGAGTGTCATAAATTCTTTCAGGGCCGAACTCATCTAGCATCCCCTGTGACACTTTATATGCACCGTTATATTCAGCAACTTCTTCGCCCATTAAAAAAACGCTCTTATCACGTCTCATTTCTTCAGACATGGCCTCTCTCAGGGCTTCACGAAACTGTAATTCTCTCATTAGTGTAAGACAAAATTTGGTTCGTAAAAATAGAAAGGAATTGGGCAATTGCAAAAATACACCGCGTGATTAATATTCTTATTTAACCCAAATAGACAGTTTTGGTGTTTACAAATTCCAAAATGCCATATCTGCCTAGCTCTCGACCAAATCCGGATTTTTTGATGCCGCCAAAAGGGAGGTGAGGATTAGAAGCAACCATGGAGTTGATAAATACAGCTCCACTTTCAATTTTACTCGCCAGTAACTCTCCCTTCTTGAGGTCTTTAGTCCAAATTGAGCTGCCTAGTCCAAATTCAGAATCATTTGCCAACTTGATGGCTTCTTCCTCATTTTTTACAGAAAACAGGGTGGCTACTGGCCCAAAAAGCTCTTCCGAATAGGCTGGAGAATTTGAAGAAATGTCCGTTAAAACGGTGGGAGTGAATAATGCTTTCCCATCCTCAGGTTTTACTCCCCCTACTAGCACTTTTGCTCCTTTTTCTACACTCGTTTTCACTTGATCATACAACTCTGACGCTAAATCAGCTCTAGCCATACATGCATAATCTGATTTTTCATCCAAAGGATCACCTTGATTCAATTCTTTTAATTTTCCAGAGAAAAGTTCTACAAATTTGGAATAGACGTCTTGTTCTATAATAAACCGTTTGGCAGCAATACAACTTTGTCCATTGTTGATCATTCTGGCCTTGACGGCAGTTTCAGCTGCTAAATCAATGTCTGCGTCTTTTAAAACGATAAAAGGGTCGCTTCCCCCAAGCTCCAAAACGGCTTTTTTGATGTTTTTCGCCGCTTCAGATGCTACACTGGCACCTGCTTTTTCGCTTCCAGTAAGTGTGACGGCTTTGATGATTGGATTGGAAATTACTTGAGTTGTGGCTTTTGAGTCAATCAATAAACTTTGAAAAACACCTTTTGGGAATCCTGCTCGTTCGAAAACCTCCTCAATTGCCAAAGAACATTGCGGGACATTCGATGCATGTTTTAAGAGTCCGGTATTTCCAGCCATCAAAGTGGGTGCAGCAAAACGAAAAACCTGCCAAAAAGGGAAATTCCAAGGCATTACTGCTAATACAGCGCCTATGGGTTCATGGCTAAGTTTTGCCTTCTTTCCATCTGGTAATTCGATGGGTTCATCTTGAAGGAATTCAGATGCGTTTTTGGAATAATACTCACAGACCCAAGCGCATTTTTCCACTTCTGCTACGGATTCTTTGATTACTTTGCCCATTTCTAAAGAAATGATGTTGGCATATTTCTGTTTTTCCTTTAGTAGCTGTTTTCCCGCATTTGACATGAGTTCAGCGCGTTCAGAAAAAGATGTGTTTTTCCAATTATTGTAGGTTTGATCTGACAATTCTAACTTTTCCCGAATTCCAGGTTCATTTAAAGAGGGATAGCTTTTTAACAATTCTCCAGTGTATGGATTAACCGATTTGATTTCACTCATTTTTTTGTTGGTTTGCCTTCTTTCATCCAGTTGTCGATTCCACCTTCCAATAGATAGACATGCTTAAAACCAGATTCCTTCATGTATGTTGCGGCCTTTGCTTGCCGGATACCGGATTTACAATAGACCACATAGGATTTATTTTTGTCTAGATTTTCTATTTGTTTTTGAAAATCATCTCCCAAAAAGTTGGTAAGCATGGCTCCATTTATGTGACCTTCAGCATATTCTTCTGGTGTTCTGACATCTAAAATAACCGGTTGCGAATTTTGGGATAACAGCTCCTCAAATTCCTTGACAGAAATGTCCTTGATCGGTTCGTCTTTGGATTCAGTTGAACAGGCAACAAGGATCGACATTAAGAGGAAAGCAAGGAAAGTTTTTAGATAAGATTTCATGGGTGAATTGTTTGAAGTGAACTTTTTGAGGGCCAAATTGAAAGGAATTTAAGTCCTTTATTTATAAATGTCCACTAAGATTGCACTCATTTCTGATTCACACAGCTTTATTGATCACAAAACCCTTACCTATTTACAAGAAGTAGATGAGATTTGGCATGCGGGGGATATTGGAGACCCTAAAGTAATGGAGTCCCTTCCTAAAGGAAAGCTTATTAGGGCCGTTTTTGGGAATATAGATGATATGGGAATTCAACAAACTTATCCAGAATGGGAATGCTGGGAGACTGAGGGAGTGACTGTTTTGATGACTCACATTGGGGGGAAACCTCCACGATATGCGAAAGGAGTGAAGTCAAAAATCAAGGAATTCAGCCCCCAACTTTTTATTTGTGGACATTCTCATATTTGCAAGGTGGAGTTTGATCCTGCTTTAAACTGTCTGTATATGAACCCTGGAGCAATCGGTCAACAAGGATTTCATCATATGCGTACAATGCTGCTATTTGAATTGGAGCAAGGGAAAGTGAAAGATCTAAAAGTGGTGGAATTAGGAAAAAGAGGGAAATAAAAAAGGCGATCGTTAGATCGCCTTTATACCTTACGGTGAAGGTCAATTATTTTTCAAAAGACTTTTTTAATTCTTCAACGTCCACGTTTTTGATTACTGGCTTAGCGCTCAGTTGCTTGATTTTAATTACGCGAGTATTTTGAGACAATCTTTTTCTTTTCAACTTTCTCTTTAATGTAGTAACTGCCATGGTCGTATATTTTTATATGTTTTTATTCCGAAACGAAGCGCAAAATTAAGAAAACAAATCTTTTTAGCCTAGTATATTCTTGAAATAAATTCTAATTGATTTCAATTAAGGGGGCTGTTTCCCATTTTTTAAATAAATTTGAAGTCTAAATCACCAGATTAAGCATGCAAAAACCTAGTCTTCCAAAAGGAACAAGAGATTTTGGGCCAATACAAATGGCTCGAAGAAATTTTATTCTAAATACGATTAAAGACACTTTTCAGCTATTTGGATACCAACAGATTGAGACTCCTGCCATGGAGAACCTGAGTACCCTGACAGGGAAATATGGGGATGAAGGAGATCAGTTGCTTTTCAAGATTTTAAATAGCGGTGATTTTCTTAAAAAAGTCAATTCAGAGGACATTGCTTCAGGAGCAGCTGCCACTTTACCAAAAGTGGCAGAAAAGGGACTTCGATATGATTTAACAGTTCCCTTTGCGCGATTTGTGGTGATGAACAGAAATGAATTGACTTTTCCATTTAAAAGATTTCAGATTCAGCCGGTTTGGAGAGCTGACCGACCACAAAAGGGGAGATATAGGGAGTTTTACCAATGTGATGCAGATGTGGTAGGTACGGATAGCTTAGTTTGTGAGGCGGAGATTATTCTAATGATTCGTAATGTCTTTGCTAAGCTTGGACTTTCCAATTATGATATAAAAGTCAATAATCGGAAAATATTGACTGGGATTTCTGAAGCCATCGGGGAGGCAGGCAAAGAAGGGTCTCTATGTGTAGCGATAGATAAACTAGATAAGATAGGTTGGCAAAAAGTCAAAGAGGAACTAGGTGAACGAGGATTTGCTTCCCACTCTGTAGATAAATTGGAGCCTCTAGTCCAGTTGAAAACGGATCTGAAAGGGAAAATTGCCTTTTTAAAGGATTTCTTAGCGACTAGTGAAGTGGGGTTGAAAGGCGTTTCTGAATTAGAGGAAATGCTTGATATTCTTGATCAGATGGGGGCGAATTTAGAGCATGTGGATTTTGATATTATGCTAGCAAGAGGTTTGTCCTATTATACAGGAGCTATTTTTGAAGTAAAAGTGAATGGAGTTTCAATAGGCTCCGTAAGTGGCGGTGGTCGATACGATAATTTGACAGGAGTATTTGGCCTTTCCGGTGTATCTGGAGTGGGATTCTCCTTTGGTGTGGATAGACTTTATGATGTGTTGGAAGAGTTGGATTTGTTTCCAGAGGAAAGCTTAAAAGGAACCACTCTGTTGTTGACCCACTTTGACCAAAAAGGATTCCGTTATGCCTTGAACGTATTGAATCAATTCCGAAATGCAGGAATCAAAGCTGAAATTTATCCTGATGTAGTGAAAGCGAAAAAGCAATTTGATTTTGCCAATAAAAAAGGTATCCCTTTTGTTGGGATTTGTGGAGACAATGAGATTATGACTGAGACCCTTGCTTTGAAGAACTTGGAGACGGGGAATCAGGAAAATTTAAAAGTAGAAGAAGTGATTTCTTTACTTAAAGGGAATTAATCTACTTCCAAAATAGAAGAGACCGGAATCGTTAAACCACCTTTTAAAGAAATGTAATCATTTCCAACAGCCCAAACGGTGGTGTGAGTTTGATAAATGTTTCCGTCAGCTGCTTCAAACGTAAGGTATACTTTTGTTTGAAGGAGGTTTCCTAGCGTCTGAGATCTGAATAGTTTGGAAAGTCTCAACTTCTGTAAATCAGGATCAGGAAGAACTTCTTTTTTGCTGAAAAAGAGGTGTGCAATGTGCTCTTTTTCAATGGATTCTATTGGTTTCATGTAGGTTAAGATTAGATAGTATAAATACTAAAAAACCTATATAAAAGTTACATGTTTTTTAAAAAGGAAGAAACTTTAATTTACAAATGGTTATTATCGTTTTAAAATTGATTTAAATCGTTGATATCCGTCAAAAGCACAGATGCCAAAATTGAAATTGAAATAAAATTTAAAGTAGAGATAAAGAAAAAATATGTTTGATATCATGGGGATGATGGGCAAGATCAAGGAAGCCCAATCGAAAATTAAAGATGCACAGGCAAAATTAGTTCACCTTACAGCAGAAGGTGAATCCGGAGCTGGATTGGTAAAGGTTACGGTAAATGGAAATCGGAAAGTTCTGAAAATCGACATTGATGAATCTTTACTGACACCAAACGATAAAGAAATGCTGAGCGATCTAGTGGTTGCAGCAACCAATATCGCTATGGATGCCATTGAGGTAAAGATTAAAGCCGCTATGAAATCTGCGACAGATGGTGTTATCCCCAATATTCCGGGAATGGACCTTGGCGGGATGTTTGGGTAAAAGTCCAGCAAGTAGAAATTCACATCGTTCTAAGGGTCCATCCTTGCGTGATTCCATTTGACATGGAGAAAATTATAATTAACTCATCATGAAATCCTGTGCAGTAGTCATTCTCAATTACAATGGGGAGGAAATGCTTCAAAAATTTCTTCCTTCTGTAATAGAATATAGCCAATCGGATGTTTGGGTAATTGATAATTCGAGTACTGACCAATCTACTACACTTCTATCAAGAGAATTTCCCCAAGTTAATTTAATCCCATTGAAAGCAAATTTTGGGTATGCAGGGGGGTATAATTGGGGTTTAGAAGAACTAAAGGGGAAATACAAATACTACATACTGCTCAATTCAGATGTGGAGGTGACGCCAGAATGGGATTTGGACCTGGTAGCATCAGCTGACTTAAAATCTGGATATGCAGCCATACAACCTAAAATTCTTTCTTTTCAAAACCCGGATTATTTTGATTATGCCGGTGCAGGAGGAGGATTCATTGATGCTCTAGCTTATCCCTATTGTCGAGGGAGAATTTGGGAACATATTGAAAAGGATGAAGGACAATACGATGATTTTATTGATGTAGATTGGGCATCTGGCGCTTGCATGCTTGTTAATGCCAAGATATTTCATCAAATGAACGGTTTTGATGCGCATTTCTTTGCACACATGGAAGAAATTGATCTTTGTTGGAGAATGAGGAATAAAGGTTGGAAAATCGGATATGATGGAAAAACCAAAGTATATCATGTAGGAGGTGCCACTTTGGCAAGAACTAATCCCAAAAAATTATTTCTTAATATCAGAAATAGTCTTTCTATGATTTTTAAGAATGAAGGGTGGTTGAATTTTGGCTTGATTTTTCTGACAAAATTTTGCCTAGAGATGATGGCTGCTATTTCATTTTTCCTAAAGGGTGAAAAGGCAAATGCACAAGCGATTTGGAAAGGGTATAAAGAGTTTCTAATTCATAGAAACATTTCTGAGGATCAAATTGTGAAAGAAAATAAAGGGAAATCAGTTCCTGGAAAAGGGCCCGTTAAATTCTTAATATTGAATACGGGGATATTGAAGAAAAAGACTTTCCAGTCTCTTTAGTCAAACAAGATTGGATTATTACTTTTTCTGAAGTATTTCCGAATTTTCATCATCATTGCCATACTGACATAAATGATTACTGGTGATCCCATCGTGATGAAGGAGGTATAAATAAAAAATAAACGAATGCTGTCGATAGGGAAGTTTAACTTCTCACCTAATCTGGAACATACTCCAAAAGCCCTTTCTTCAAAGAATAATTTTATCTTTTCCATGGTCTTGTAGTGGTTTAGTAATTTAAATTTATAAAAAATGTTGATCCAAACTATAAAGCAAAATGTTTAATCGATTGTTTTTGAAAACAATAACTTTATTTATCATAACTTTTTTACTTACAGCCTGTGGTTCAAGAATAGTGCCTGAAAGTAATTTTTTGGAGAATTCTGAAATTACCCCTTCTAAATTAGTCTATCAAAGAGATTCTGTACACTTCAACATAAAAGGTGAAATCCCAATCATTTCAGCTTTAAGTCCTAAGAATCCCCGAGTTGAAATTGAGTTAAGGGGATCCAATCAACGAGTTAATTTGGGTGAGCTTGAGCTCCAAAAGGAATTGGGGAAATATACCTATGGAAATAATTTTACCATTCAATACCAACCTTGGATGGAAGGGGCAGTGTTGGAAGCTTTATTTTATCAAGGGAAAGATCAAAGTAGTCCCAATGAAAAGAAGATTTTGGCAAAAGGAGTGATTACAACTCCATTATTGGTAAAAGTAGGAGAAGTAAGGCCGGATGAACCGATTCCCCAGGTGGGATTATATATCCCTACGGGAAGTATGGACAAAGACTTATCCCGGTACTCAGATTTTTCTTTTTATTTTCCCGCAGGATCTTCCAAAGTAGTTGAGACGAATCAAAACCATGCGACTTTAGATAGTCTCAAGAATTTCATTTTACTATATCCCTCAATTTCAGGTATAAAGATTACAGGTATTCAATCTCCTGAAAATAGCGAAGGCAAAAACAGTAAATTGGGGATGGATCGTGCAGAGGCAACGCTGGATTATTTAAAAAAATCTAATA
It encodes:
- a CDS encoding pyruvate dehydrogenase complex E1 component subunit beta → MRELQFREALREAMSEEMRRDKSVFLMGEEVAEYNGAYKVSQGMLDEFGPERIYDTPIAELGFAGLGVGAAMNGLKPIIEFMTFNFSLVAIDQIINSAAKMLAMTGGAYSVPIVFRGPTGNAGQLGATHSSNFENWFANTPGLKVIVPSNPYDAKGLLKAAIRDPDPVIFMESEVMYSDKGEVPDGEYLLPIGIADIKRKGNDVTVISFGKMMKVALQAAEEMAKEGIDCEVIDLRTVRPIDYATCVESLKKTNRAVIVEEANPLAAISSELTYHFQRYAFDYLDAPIVRVNSMDIPLSYSPTYIDVTIPNVQRTVDAIKKVSYK
- a CDS encoding NAD-dependent succinate-semialdehyde dehydrogenase, giving the protein MSEIKSVNPYTGELLKSYPSLNEPGIREKLELSDQTYNNWKNTSFSERAELMSNAGKQLLKEKQKYANIISLEMGKVIKESVAEVEKCAWVCEYYSKNASEFLQDEPIELPDGKKAKLSHEPIGAVLAVMPWNFPFWQVFRFAAPTLMAGNTGLLKHASNVPQCSLAIEEVFERAGFPKGVFQSLLIDSKATTQVISNPIIKAVTLTGSEKAGASVASEAAKNIKKAVLELGGSDPFIVLKDADIDLAAETAVKARMINNGQSCIAAKRFIIEQDVYSKFVELFSGKLKELNQGDPLDEKSDYACMARADLASELYDQVKTSVEKGAKVLVGGVKPEDGKALFTPTVLTDISSNSPAYSEELFGPVATLFSVKNEEEAIKLANDSEFGLGSSIWTKDLKKGELLASKIESGAVFINSMVASNPHLPFGGIKKSGFGRELGRYGILEFVNTKTVYLG
- a CDS encoding rhodanese-like domain-containing protein, whose product is MKSYLKTFLAFLLMSILVACSTESKDEPIKDISVKEFEELLSQNSQPVILDVRTPEEYAEGHINGAMLTNFLGDDFQKQIENLDKNKSYVVYCKSGIRQAKAATYMKESGFKHVYLLEGGIDNWMKEGKPTKK
- a CDS encoding metallophosphoesterase family protein, whose translation is MSTKIALISDSHSFIDHKTLTYLQEVDEIWHAGDIGDPKVMESLPKGKLIRAVFGNIDDMGIQQTYPEWECWETEGVTVLMTHIGGKPPRYAKGVKSKIKEFSPQLFICGHSHICKVEFDPALNCLYMNPGAIGQQGFHHMRTMLLFELEQGKVKDLKVVELGKRGK
- the hisS gene encoding histidine--tRNA ligase, with amino-acid sequence MQKPSLPKGTRDFGPIQMARRNFILNTIKDTFQLFGYQQIETPAMENLSTLTGKYGDEGDQLLFKILNSGDFLKKVNSEDIASGAAATLPKVAEKGLRYDLTVPFARFVVMNRNELTFPFKRFQIQPVWRADRPQKGRYREFYQCDADVVGTDSLVCEAEIILMIRNVFAKLGLSNYDIKVNNRKILTGISEAIGEAGKEGSLCVAIDKLDKIGWQKVKEELGERGFASHSVDKLEPLVQLKTDLKGKIAFLKDFLATSEVGLKGVSELEEMLDILDQMGANLEHVDFDIMLARGLSYYTGAIFEVKVNGVSIGSVSGGGRYDNLTGVFGLSGVSGVGFSFGVDRLYDVLEELDLFPEESLKGTTLLLTHFDQKGFRYALNVLNQFRNAGIKAEIYPDVVKAKKQFDFANKKGIPFVGICGDNEIMTETLALKNLETGNQENLKVEEVISLLKGN
- a CDS encoding YbaB/EbfC family nucleoid-associated protein, giving the protein MFDIMGMMGKIKEAQSKIKDAQAKLVHLTAEGESGAGLVKVTVNGNRKVLKIDIDESLLTPNDKEMLSDLVVAATNIAMDAIEVKIKAAMKSATDGVIPNIPGMDLGGMFG